A stretch of the Rodentibacter haemolyticus genome encodes the following:
- the kdsA gene encoding 3-deoxy-8-phosphooctulonate synthase: MQNKVVKIDNIDVANDKPFVLFGGMNVLESRDMAMQVCEAYVKVTEKLGVPYVFKASFDKANRSSIHSYRGLGMEEGLKIFQELKETFGVKVITDVHEIYQCKPVAEVVGVIQLPAFLARQTDLVEAMARTGAVINVKKPQFLSPGQMGNIVEKIEECGNDKVILCDRGTNFGYDNLIVDMLGFSVMKKASKGSPVIFDVTHSLQCRDPFGAASGGRREQVTELARSGLAVGIAGLFLEAHPNPNQAKCDGPSALPLSVLEGFVSQMKAIDDLVKSFPELDTSI; this comes from the coding sequence ATGCAAAACAAAGTAGTAAAAATTGACAATATTGACGTTGCTAACGATAAGCCTTTTGTGCTTTTTGGTGGAATGAACGTATTAGAAAGCCGTGATATGGCAATGCAAGTCTGTGAAGCCTATGTAAAAGTGACGGAAAAACTTGGCGTGCCTTATGTTTTTAAAGCCTCTTTTGACAAGGCGAATCGCTCATCTATTCACTCATACCGGGGACTGGGAATGGAAGAGGGCTTGAAAATTTTCCAAGAATTAAAAGAGACCTTCGGCGTAAAAGTGATCACGGATGTACACGAAATTTACCAATGTAAGCCGGTAGCGGAAGTGGTTGGTGTAATCCAATTACCGGCATTTCTCGCTCGTCAAACGGATCTTGTGGAAGCGATGGCGCGCACCGGTGCAGTGATTAATGTGAAAAAACCGCAATTTTTAAGCCCCGGACAAATGGGAAATATCGTAGAGAAAATCGAAGAATGCGGAAACGATAAAGTGATTCTTTGTGATCGCGGCACTAATTTCGGTTACGATAATTTAATTGTGGATATGCTTGGTTTCAGCGTAATGAAGAAAGCTTCTAAAGGTAGCCCGGTTATTTTTGACGTAACACATTCGTTACAATGTCGGGATCCTTTTGGTGCGGCTTCAGGAGGTCGCCGTGAACAAGTGACGGAACTTGCCCGTTCAGGATTAGCGGTGGGGATTGCCGGTTTATTCTTAGAAGCGCATCCGAATCCAAATCAAGCAAAATGTGATGGCCCGTCAGCGTTACCGCTTTCCGTATTGGAAGGGTTCGTTTCACAAATGAAAGCTATTGATGATTTAGTGAAATCTTTCCCGGAATTGGATACTTCAATTTAA
- a CDS encoding SirB1 family protein, with amino-acid sequence MKYYRRRLYDHFVNFYNVISDDYGESEAQLRAKMGHFVRKARREISSDWALKERIHHLLQLIYSDWGFHCDPDKYFSARNLYLPYVLEYREGMPVTLGAIILYLAESLDLPIYPVNFPTQLILRAEIEDDVVFIDPWNGSYISQEKLQQLYEGAFGFGSQIQPEELERADLQLLYLRFEQLAKNALIREEHNEMAFRYIEHLLIFNKDEPYHIRDRGLVLAQMGAYPAALKDLEYFIDKCPQDPTAMFIRTQLLELKGEIEEDRHSIH; translated from the coding sequence ATGAAATATTACAGACGCAGATTATATGATCATTTTGTAAATTTTTATAATGTGATTTCAGATGATTACGGGGAATCAGAAGCACAACTTCGTGCGAAAATGGGGCATTTCGTACGTAAAGCACGGCGAGAAATTTCATCTGATTGGGCGTTAAAAGAGCGTATTCATCATTTGTTACAACTGATTTACAGCGATTGGGGTTTTCATTGCGATCCTGATAAATATTTTTCTGCACGGAATCTTTATTTGCCTTATGTACTGGAATATCGTGAAGGAATGCCGGTAACATTAGGAGCTATTATTTTATATCTTGCCGAGTCTTTGGACTTACCGATTTACCCGGTTAATTTTCCTACTCAACTTATTTTACGTGCTGAAATTGAAGATGATGTCGTATTTATCGATCCTTGGAACGGCAGTTATATTTCTCAAGAAAAGCTACAACAGCTTTATGAAGGTGCATTTGGTTTCGGGTCACAAATTCAGCCGGAAGAATTGGAGCGGGCTGATCTGCAATTACTCTATCTACGTTTTGAGCAACTTGCCAAAAACGCACTGATTCGTGAAGAACATAATGAAATGGCATTTCGTTATATTGAACATTTGCTCATTTTTAACAAGGACGAACCCTATCATATTCGTGATCGCGGATTAGTGCTGGCACAAATGGGGGCATATCCCGCGGCATTGAAAGACTTGGAATATTTTATAGATAAGTGTCCGCAAGATCCCACAGCGATGTTTATTCGCACACAACTTTTGGAACTCAAAGGCGAAATTGAAGAAGATCGTCATTCTATTCATTGA